A genomic segment from Streptomyces sp. NBC_00237 encodes:
- a CDS encoding SCO4848 family membrane protein, whose product MKLNRTLSWFLLAFGVWSWFIWITFVKNLVKDGSGLAFDDAGDPTGYFWVHLLLAVTSFLLGTGIGLIGFRSVRTLRREKARGI is encoded by the coding sequence ATGAAGCTCAACCGCACCCTCTCCTGGTTCCTGCTCGCCTTCGGAGTGTGGAGCTGGTTCATCTGGATCACTTTCGTCAAGAATCTCGTGAAGGACGGGAGCGGTCTCGCCTTCGACGACGCGGGCGACCCGACGGGATACTTCTGGGTGCACCTGCTGCTCGCCGTGACGTCTTTCCTTCTGGGGACGGGCATCGGCCTGATCGGGTTCCGTTCGGTGCGCACGCTGCGGCGGGAGAAGGCGCGCGGTATCTGA
- a CDS encoding DUF2079 domain-containing protein — MTTFTFHPPSRAAEAAATGRKRERIRIGAVAAACSALCFLISLQQFRRLQLGGFDVGLFDQGIRAYARFELPRSMIKSVHHGFPGEFSLLGDHFSPIIALAAPFYWVWDDPRMLFLVQALLFGAGVPLVARLVRIECGNAVGGSALGGSALGGKALDPLVLRRLTLGFCLVYALGAPLLYASRAGFHEVAFAVPLFLLLFERARAKAYGHVLIVAALLCLTKEDLGLSVGVFGVILAVRARRAGDGRGACVGGALAVLGPVASLAAIVLVIPLMGGEPQFYWQYSSLGTSASDALVHVVLHPLDTLRAALTPAPKVTLLLWTFGSLLFLPLRSTLTLCAVPLLAERLFSDNGLHWTALHHYGAFIWPVLIAASIETAARIARKREREGLESLAKGAAVLAAGITLFGVLISGAWHVLLPGTWIRDARQEAALTAVRKIPDGVTVEADNNLAPRLTARTRVMILDNLPRNAEWVVLDTEKKAFPFPAVQAQKDRLRLLRNAGYVTEYAAEGIVLLRRPSPGTVVSGSVEQGRGDLPEYDNSDVRVFG; from the coding sequence TTGACCACGTTCACATTCCACCCCCCGAGCCGCGCCGCCGAAGCGGCGGCCACCGGGCGGAAACGGGAGCGAATACGCATCGGGGCCGTTGCCGCCGCCTGCTCCGCGCTCTGCTTCCTGATATCCCTTCAGCAATTCCGGCGGCTCCAACTCGGTGGATTCGATGTCGGGTTGTTCGATCAGGGGATAAGGGCTTACGCGCGCTTCGAACTGCCCCGCTCGATGATCAAAAGCGTCCATCACGGATTTCCGGGCGAATTCTCCTTGCTGGGCGACCACTTCTCACCGATCATCGCCCTCGCGGCCCCTTTCTACTGGGTCTGGGACGATCCGCGCATGCTGTTCCTCGTCCAGGCCCTGCTGTTCGGGGCGGGAGTCCCGTTGGTGGCGAGGCTGGTCCGGATCGAATGCGGCAATGCTGTCGGGGGCAGTGCGCTCGGAGGCAGTGCGCTCGGGGGCAAGGCGCTCGACCCCCTCGTGCTGCGCCGCCTCACCCTCGGTTTCTGTCTGGTGTACGCACTCGGCGCCCCGCTCCTCTACGCGAGCCGCGCCGGATTCCACGAAGTGGCCTTCGCCGTACCGCTGTTCCTGCTGCTCTTCGAGCGGGCGCGGGCGAAGGCGTACGGACACGTCCTGATCGTCGCGGCGCTGCTGTGCCTGACGAAGGAGGATCTGGGGCTGTCCGTGGGGGTCTTCGGCGTGATCCTCGCGGTGCGGGCACGGCGGGCCGGGGACGGGCGCGGGGCGTGCGTCGGCGGCGCGCTGGCCGTGCTCGGGCCGGTCGCTTCGCTGGCCGCGATCGTGCTGGTCATCCCGCTGATGGGCGGGGAGCCGCAGTTCTACTGGCAGTACAGCAGCCTCGGCACGAGTGCGAGCGACGCGCTCGTCCACGTCGTACTGCATCCGCTCGACACGCTGCGCGCCGCACTCACCCCCGCACCGAAGGTGACGCTGCTGCTGTGGACCTTCGGCTCGCTGCTCTTCCTGCCGCTCCGCTCCACGCTCACCCTGTGCGCCGTACCGCTCCTCGCCGAGCGGCTCTTCTCCGACAACGGGCTCCACTGGACGGCACTGCACCACTACGGCGCGTTCATCTGGCCCGTCCTGATCGCCGCGTCGATCGAGACGGCCGCGAGAATCGCCCGTAAAAGGGAGCGGGAAGGTCTCGAATCGCTGGCGAAAGGGGCCGCCGTGCTCGCTGCGGGCATCACCCTCTTCGGGGTGCTGATATCCGGCGCCTGGCACGTGCTGCTGCCCGGCACATGGATACGCGACGCCCGCCAGGAGGCCGCACTCACCGCCGTACGGAAAATACCGGACGGGGTCACCGTGGAGGCCGACAACAACCTCGCGCCCCGGCTCACCGCCCGCACCCGCGTGATGATCCTCGACAACCTGCCCAGGAATGCGGAATGGGTGGTCCTGGACACGGAGAAGAAGGCATTCCCCTTTCCTGCCGTACAGGCGCAGAAGGACCGGCTGCGACTGCTCCGCAATGCGGGGTACGTCACCGAGTACGCGGCCGAGGGCATCGTCCTGCTGCGCCGCCCCTCCCCCGGCACGGTCGTCTCCGGCAGCGTCGAGCAGGGGCGCGGCGACCTGCCGGAGTACGACAACTCTGACGTGCGGGTGTTCGGCTGA
- a CDS encoding YihY/virulence factor BrkB family protein has translation MDWLKNLPVIGPLVTRLMGTHAWRTYETLDRAKWSRLAAAITFISFLALFPLITVGAAISAAVLSKEQIAEIKSSIAEQVPGISDQLDIDALINNAGTVGIVAGALLLFTGIGWVGSMRECLRTVWQLDDADEGNPILRKLKDGLVLAGLGGAGLGSLVASAVGSTAVGWTARTLDVSESGAGGILLRIAALAVAVGADFLVLLYVLTLLPGVQPERRRLLVAALIGAVGFELLKMLLGGYMSGVASKSMYGAFGVPVALLLWINFTAKLMLVCAAWTAAPHADGPAQSGVSGVGPDDGPTADGDGKERAPATSG, from the coding sequence ATGGACTGGCTGAAGAACCTCCCGGTGATCGGGCCGCTGGTGACGCGCCTGATGGGCACGCACGCCTGGCGCACGTACGAGACGCTCGACCGGGCGAAGTGGAGCAGGCTCGCCGCGGCGATCACCTTCATCAGCTTCCTCGCCCTCTTCCCGCTGATCACCGTCGGCGCGGCGATCAGCGCGGCGGTGCTCAGCAAGGAGCAGATCGCCGAGATCAAGAGCAGCATCGCCGAGCAGGTCCCCGGCATCTCCGACCAGCTCGACATCGACGCCCTGATCAACAACGCGGGCACGGTCGGCATCGTCGCGGGCGCCCTGCTCCTCTTCACCGGCATCGGCTGGGTCGGCTCCATGCGCGAATGCCTGCGCACCGTCTGGCAGCTGGACGACGCCGACGAGGGCAACCCGATCCTGCGCAAACTCAAGGACGGCCTGGTCCTGGCCGGTCTCGGCGGCGCGGGCCTCGGCTCGCTCGTCGCCTCCGCCGTCGGCTCCACGGCGGTCGGCTGGACCGCCCGCACCCTGGACGTCTCCGAGTCCGGCGCGGGCGGCATCCTGCTGCGGATCGCCGCCCTGGCGGTCGCCGTCGGCGCGGACTTCCTGGTCCTGCTGTACGTACTGACGCTGCTGCCGGGCGTCCAGCCGGAGCGCCGCCGCCTGCTGGTGGCGGCACTGATCGGCGCGGTCGGCTTCGAGCTGCTGAAGATGCTGCTGGGCGGCTACATGAGCGGCGTCGCCTCGAAGAGCATGTACGGGGCCTTCGGCGTGCCCGTGGCCCTGCTCCTGTGGATCAACTTCACGGCGAAGCTGATGCTGGTCTGCGCCGCGTGGACGGCCGCCCCGCACGCGGACGGGCCCGCCCAGAGCGGCGTCAGCGGTGTCGGCCCTGACGACGGCCCTACGGCTGACGGCGACGGGAAAGAGCGGGCACCGGCCACTTCCGGTTGA
- a CDS encoding D-alanyl-D-alanine carboxypeptidase gives MPAVKRTAVAVASAALLMPSLLVAPAAHAADRSLKSDDEPKPPARMSSVGGERLAKAGTQMNPAAGVPVLPKELSARSWIVADAESGEVLASHNAHWRLAPASTLKMLFADTVLPRLPKEQVYTVKPADLAGVGSGSSTVGVKENLPYSVRDLWLGVFLNSGNDAVHVLSAMNGGVPKTVADMNAHARELQAVDTNVVSPDGYDAPRQVSSAYDLTLIARSGMQKADFREYASTVRAKFPGEQGEGGKRGSFEIQNTNRLMTGEGVTPYRGIAGVKNGNTTHAGATFTGVAQRGEKVLLVTVMNPQSDESQAVYQETARLFDWGFQAAGKVKPVGELVAPKNVDLGAAKPAPPAPKARATQPPTRLAAVEDGSSGAGIALAVAGGALVALAGAVFLVNRKWPVPALSRRRQP, from the coding sequence GTGCCTGCCGTGAAAAGGACCGCCGTCGCGGTCGCCTCCGCCGCCCTGCTGATGCCCTCGCTCCTCGTCGCACCGGCAGCCCATGCCGCCGACCGGAGCCTGAAGAGCGACGACGAGCCGAAGCCTCCGGCCCGGATGTCCTCCGTGGGCGGCGAGCGGCTCGCCAAGGCGGGTACGCAGATGAACCCGGCGGCGGGCGTTCCCGTACTGCCGAAGGAGCTGTCGGCACGGTCCTGGATCGTCGCGGACGCGGAGAGCGGCGAGGTCCTCGCCTCGCACAACGCGCACTGGCGGCTCGCCCCCGCGTCGACCCTGAAGATGCTGTTCGCGGACACGGTGCTGCCCCGGCTGCCCAAGGAGCAGGTCTACACGGTGAAGCCCGCGGACCTGGCGGGAGTGGGCTCCGGCAGCAGCACGGTCGGCGTCAAGGAGAACCTGCCGTACTCGGTCCGCGACCTGTGGCTGGGGGTGTTCCTCAACTCCGGCAATGACGCCGTGCACGTGCTGTCCGCGATGAACGGCGGCGTGCCCAAGACCGTCGCCGACATGAACGCGCACGCCCGCGAGCTCCAGGCCGTCGACACGAACGTCGTCTCGCCCGACGGGTACGACGCCCCCCGCCAGGTCTCCAGTGCGTACGACCTGACCCTCATCGCACGCTCCGGCATGCAGAAGGCGGACTTCCGGGAGTACGCGTCGACGGTGCGCGCCAAGTTCCCCGGCGAGCAGGGCGAGGGCGGCAAGCGGGGCTCCTTCGAGATCCAGAACACCAACCGGCTGATGACGGGCGAGGGAGTCACCCCGTACCGGGGCATCGCGGGCGTCAAGAACGGCAATACGACGCACGCCGGGGCCACCTTCACCGGCGTCGCCCAGCGGGGCGAGAAGGTGCTCCTGGTGACCGTGATGAATCCGCAGTCCGACGAGAGCCAGGCGGTCTACCAGGAGACGGCCCGGCTGTTCGACTGGGGTTTCCAGGCGGCCGGGAAGGTGAAGCCGGTGGGTGAGCTGGTCGCGCCGAAGAACGTGGACCTCGGGGCGGCGAAGCCCGCTCCCCCGGCGCCGAAGGCCAGGGCGACGCAGCCGCCGACCCGGCTGGCCGCCGTCGAGGACGGCTCCAGCGGGGCCGGCATCGCGCTCGCCGTCGCGGGCGGGGCGCTGGTGGCGCTGGCCGGTGCGGTGTTCCTGGTCAACCGGAAGTGGCCGGTGCCCGCTCTTTCCCGTCGCCGTCAGCCGTAG